The DNA sequence GGTGATCCAGCCGGCCCGCTCGGCCGCGGCCTCGAACCCCACGTCGCCGACGAGCGAGCCGTCGTCGCGCCGGTTGATCCCGACGTCGACGACCGCGGCGCCGGGCTTCACCCACTCGCCGCGGACCAGCCCCGGCACGCCCACGGCCGCGACGACGACGTCGGCCCTACCGATGACCGCGGCGAGATCGCGCGTCCGCGAGTGGCACACCGTGACCGTGGCGTGCCGCTGGAGCAGGAGGAGCGCCATCGGCTTGCCCACGATGGTCGAGCGGCCGACGACGACCGCGTCCGCGCCCGCGAGCGCCACCTTCGCCTCGTCGAGCAGCCGCATGCAGCCGCTCGGCGTGCACGCGACGAGCCCCGGCTCGCCCGCGACGAGCCGCCCGAGGTTCAAAGGGTGGAAGCCGTCGACGTCCTTGGCGGGATCGATCGCCGCGATCACCGCGCCCACGTCGAGGTGCGGCGGGATCGGGAGCTGGACGATCACGCCGTCGACCGCGTCGTCGGCGTTCAGCCGCGCGAGGAGGCCCAGGAGCGCGCCTGGCGCCGTGTCCGCGGGCAGCCGGTGCTCCTCGGAGACGAGCCCCGCCTTCTCGCAGTCGCGCCGCTTGTTGCGCACGTAGATCTCGCTCGCCGGATCCGCGCCGACGATGACGACGTGGAGCCCCGGGCGCCGGCCGGTCTGCGCGGCGAACGCCTCGGCCGCGGCCTTCACCTCGGCGCGGATCTTCTTGGCCAGCGCGTTCCCGTCGAGCAGCTGCATCTCAATCCTCCTCGGGCGACCCGCGCGCGAGCGCGGCG is a window from the Pseudomonadota bacterium genome containing:
- the folD gene encoding bifunctional methylenetetrahydrofolate dehydrogenase/methenyltetrahydrofolate cyclohydrolase FolD yields the protein MEMQLLDGNALAKKIRAEVKAAAEAFAAQTGRRPGLHVVIVGADPASEIYVRNKRRDCEKAGLVSEEHRLPADTAPGALLGLLARLNADDAVDGVIVQLPIPPHLDVGAVIAAIDPAKDVDGFHPLNLGRLVAGEPGLVACTPSGCMRLLDEAKVALAGADAVVVGRSTIVGKPMALLLLQRHATVTVCHSRTRDLAAVIGRADVVVAAVGVPGLVRGEWVKPGAAVVDVGINRRDDGSLVGDVGFEAAAERAGWITPVPGGVGPMTRACLLENTIRAARRRAAQPAP